The Euphorbia lathyris chromosome 2, ddEupLath1.1, whole genome shotgun sequence genome includes a window with the following:
- the LOC136220037 gene encoding leucine-rich repeat extensin-like protein 6 gives MEAITLFSILALLSILPAADPSPLPKSRTLYEIACTMCSTCCNPVPSPPPPSPSPPPPSASINCPPPPSHSTDYSPPPPSTYTYSSPPPPQGGGGGGGGSGSGGGSYYNYPPPDYNNYPGPPPPNPIVPYFPFYFHTPPPSSVSGSWKLAGCVSYSLAFPAIVVLFI, from the coding sequence ATGGAAGCTATAACGCTCTTCTCTATACTAGCTCTCCTCTCTATATTACCCGCCGCCGATCCTTCACCTCTCCCGAAATCAAGAACGCTCTACGAGATCGCATGTACAATGTGCTCAACCTGTTGCAACCCCGTCCCTTCCCCTCCGCCGCCGTCTCCCTCGCCGCCGCCACCGTCAGCTTCCATTAATTGCCCTCCGCCACCATCCCATTCTACCGACTACTCTCCGCCTCCACCTTCTACTTACACCTACTCCTCGCCTCCGCCGCCTCaaggcggcggcggcggcggcggagGCAGCGGTTCCGGCGGTGGCTCTTATTACAATTACCCGCCGCCCGATTACAATAATTACCCTGGGCCGCCGCCTCCGAATCCAATTGTGCCCTACTTCCCTTTctacttccacactccacctccgtCATCCGTGTCTGGGTCCTGGAAGCTCGCCGGTTGCGTTAGTTACAGTCTTGCTTTTCCGGCGATCGTGGTTTTATTCATTTGA